In Rhodamnia argentea isolate NSW1041297 chromosome 4, ASM2092103v1, whole genome shotgun sequence, the following proteins share a genomic window:
- the LOC115736055 gene encoding uncharacterized protein LOC115736055 isoform X1 has protein sequence MATSSTYAALTSVFTLSLSPPLLSSFSSSASAAAAAAASSSFQCLYPSRTRRKLVWVLNPRAPGGPVCSTQVLKEGTRDESAIDKSLLDFEEASSDDELWAASCLRVRTFNQFKPSTYAVEDHKRSLAECEFEALKERIAGKREGFRRVSCINATLPMSQIMTGSNDLFSTCKFSKSGKDRVVVATLDLNQCLWLPDEIVGARPEQGIGADFARAYLSNVCVAEELQRNGLGYALIAKSKIVAKKWGITDLYVHVAVDNEAAKNLYMKSGFAYESEEPAWQARFLDRPRRILLWSSVATSHDL, from the exons ATGGCCACAAGCTCAACCTACGCTGCGCTCACGTCCGTGTtcactctgtctctctctcctcctttgctttcttctttttcttcttctgcttccgctgccgctgccgctgccgcttcctcctcctttcaaTGCTTATACCCATCTCGCACGCGTCGAAAGCTCGTCTGGGTCCTCAACCCTCGGGCTCCTGGGGGTCCTGTATGTTCCACTCAAGTCTTGAAAGAAGGAACTCGCGATGAGAGCGCCATCGACAAATCGCTCCTCGATTTCGAAGAAGCGTCATCCGATGACGAGCTCTGGGCCGCCTCTTGCCTTCGAGTTCGCACCTTCAATCAGTTCAAGCCCTCCACTTATGCCGTCGAG GATCATAAAAGAAGCTTGGCTGAGTGTGAATTTGAAGCATTGAAGGAGCGTATTGCTGGGAAGAGGGAGGGCTTTAGGAGAGTTTCTTGCATTAATGCCACGCTCCCAATGTCCCAAATTATGACCGGTTCAAATGATTTATTCTCAACATGTAAG TTCTCAAAAAGTGGAAAAGATCGAGTAGTTGTTGCTACACTTGATCTTAATCAGTGCCTTTGGCTTCCAGATGAAATTGTTGGAGCGAGACCGGAG CAGGGCATTGGAGCAGATTTCGCTAGGGCATACCTGAGCAATGTATGTGTTGCCGAGGAACTACAGAGAAATGGACTGGGTTATGCACTCATTGCAAAGTCAAAGATTGTTGCTAAAAAATGGG GCATAACTGATCTGTATGTCCATGTCGCTGTCGACAACGAAGCTGCAAAGAATTTGTACATGAAAAGTGGGTTCGCGTACGAAAGCGAGGAACCTGCATGGCAAGCCAGATTTCTTGATCGTCCTCGAAGGATTCTTTTGTGGAGCAGCGTCGCTACCTCCCATGATTTGTGA
- the LOC115736055 gene encoding uncharacterized protein LOC115736055 isoform X2: protein MATSSTYAALTSVFTLSLSPPLLSSFSSSASAAAAAAASSSFQCLYPSRTRRKLVWVLNPRAPGGPVCSTQVLKEGTRDESAIDKSLLDFEEASSDDELWAASCLRVRTFNQFKPSTYAVEDHKRSLAECEFEALKERIAGKREGFRRVSCINATLPMSQIMTGSNDLFSTCKFSKSGKDRVVVATLDLNQCLWLPDEIVGARPEGIGADFARAYLSNVCVAEELQRNGLGYALIAKSKIVAKKWGITDLYVHVAVDNEAAKNLYMKSGFAYESEEPAWQARFLDRPRRILLWSSVATSHDL from the exons ATGGCCACAAGCTCAACCTACGCTGCGCTCACGTCCGTGTtcactctgtctctctctcctcctttgctttcttctttttcttcttctgcttccgctgccgctgccgctgccgcttcctcctcctttcaaTGCTTATACCCATCTCGCACGCGTCGAAAGCTCGTCTGGGTCCTCAACCCTCGGGCTCCTGGGGGTCCTGTATGTTCCACTCAAGTCTTGAAAGAAGGAACTCGCGATGAGAGCGCCATCGACAAATCGCTCCTCGATTTCGAAGAAGCGTCATCCGATGACGAGCTCTGGGCCGCCTCTTGCCTTCGAGTTCGCACCTTCAATCAGTTCAAGCCCTCCACTTATGCCGTCGAG GATCATAAAAGAAGCTTGGCTGAGTGTGAATTTGAAGCATTGAAGGAGCGTATTGCTGGGAAGAGGGAGGGCTTTAGGAGAGTTTCTTGCATTAATGCCACGCTCCCAATGTCCCAAATTATGACCGGTTCAAATGATTTATTCTCAACATGTAAG TTCTCAAAAAGTGGAAAAGATCGAGTAGTTGTTGCTACACTTGATCTTAATCAGTGCCTTTGGCTTCCAGATGAAATTGTTGGAGCGAGACCGGAG GGCATTGGAGCAGATTTCGCTAGGGCATACCTGAGCAATGTATGTGTTGCCGAGGAACTACAGAGAAATGGACTGGGTTATGCACTCATTGCAAAGTCAAAGATTGTTGCTAAAAAATGGG GCATAACTGATCTGTATGTCCATGTCGCTGTCGACAACGAAGCTGCAAAGAATTTGTACATGAAAAGTGGGTTCGCGTACGAAAGCGAGGAACCTGCATGGCAAGCCAGATTTCTTGATCGTCCTCGAAGGATTCTTTTGTGGAGCAGCGTCGCTACCTCCCATGATTTGTGA